One Pseudomonas tolaasii NCPPB 2192 genomic window carries:
- a CDS encoding NIF3 1 — translation MYKLAFFVPASHVETVKTAVFAAGGGRIGNYDSCAWQVLGQGQFRAMDGSQPFIGQIGQVEVVEEWKVELVVADELIVAVVAALKLSHPYETPAYEVWQLADF, via the coding sequence GTGTACAAGCTCGCCTTCTTTGTGCCCGCAAGCCATGTGGAGACGGTGAAAACCGCCGTCTTCGCAGCGGGCGGCGGGCGCATCGGCAACTACGACAGCTGCGCCTGGCAAGTGCTGGGCCAGGGCCAATTCCGCGCGATGGACGGCAGCCAGCCGTTTATCGGGCAGATTGGCCAGGTTGAAGTGGTTGAGGAATGGAAGGTTGAGCTGGTGGTGGCGGATGAATTGATCGTGGCTGTCGTGGCTGCGCTCAAACTGAGCCACCCGTACGAGACACCGGCGTATGAGGTGTGGCAGTTGGCGGATTTCTGA
- the purL gene encoding phosphoribosylformylglycinamidine synthase, whose protein sequence is MLILRGAPALSAFRHSKLLEQLSQKVPAVTGLYAEFAHFADVTGVLTADEQQVLARLLKYGPSVPVQEPTGRLFLVLPRFGTISPWSSKASDIARNCGLEKIQRLERGIAFYVAGQFSDAEAELIASSLHDRMTQIIVSQLEQAAGLFSHAEPKPLTAIDVLGGGRAALEKANTELGLALAEDEIDYLVNAFNGLKRNPHDIELMMFAQANSEHCRHKIFNASWDIDGESQEKSLFGMIKNTYVMHSEGVLSAYKDNASVIVGSVAGRFFPDPETRQYGAVQEPVHILMKVETHNHPTAIAPFPGAATGSGGEIRDEGATGRGAKPKAGLTGFTVSNLQIPGFEQPWEVPYGKPERIVTALDIMIEGPLGGAAFNNEFGRPALTGYFRTFEQSITTPRGDEVRGYHKPIMLAGGMGNIREEHVKKGEILVGSKLIVLGGPAMLIGLGGGAASSMATGTSSADLDFASVQRENPEMERRCQEVIDRCWQLGDKNPISFIHDVGAGGLSNAFPELVNDGDRGGRFELRNIPNDEPGMAPHEIWSNESQERYVLAVGPEDFARFQAICERERCPFAVVGEATAEPQLTVTDSHFGNSPVDMPLEVLLGKAPRMHRSAVRETELGDDFDPSKLDLTDSIERVLHHPAVASKSFLITIGDRTITGLVARDQMVGPWQVPVADVAVTATSFDVYTGEAMAMGERTPLALLDAPASGRMAIGETLTNIAASRIGKLSDIKLSANWMSAAGHPGEDARLYDTVKAVGMELCPELGLTIPVGKDSMSMATRWNEDGSDKSVTSPLSLIVTGFAPVTDVRQTLTPQLRMDKGTTDLILIDLGRGQNRMGASILAQTHGKLGKQAPDVDDAEDLKAFFAVIQGLNADGHLLAYHDRSDGGLLTSVVEMAFAGHCGLNIVLDSVAEDASEINGILFNEELGAVIQVRQDATPDVLAQFSAAGLDDCVAVIGQPINNGEINISFNGDTVFAGQRRLLQRQWAETSYQIQRLRDNADCAEQEFDVILEEDNPGLSTKLSFDVNQDIAAPYIKKGIRPQVAVLREQGVNGQVEMAAAFDRAGFNAIDVHMSDILAGRVDLNEFKGLVACGGFSYGDVLGAGEGWAKSALFNSRARDAFQGFFERNDSFTLGVCNGCQMMSNLSELIPGSEFWPHFVRNRSEQFEARVAMVQVQESNSIFLQGMAGSRMPIAIAHGEGHAEFSSEEALLEADLSGCVAMRFVDNHGKVTETYPANPNGSPRGITGLTSRDGRVTIMMPHPERVFRAVQNSWRPEEWNEDGAWMRMFRNARVWVN, encoded by the coding sequence ATGTTGATCCTGCGCGGCGCTCCTGCCCTTTCTGCCTTTCGCCACAGCAAACTCCTTGAGCAACTGAGCCAAAAGGTTCCAGCTGTTACAGGCCTGTACGCTGAATTTGCTCACTTCGCCGACGTTACCGGCGTGTTGACCGCCGACGAACAGCAAGTGCTGGCACGCCTTCTGAAGTACGGCCCAAGCGTTCCCGTTCAAGAGCCGACCGGCCGCTTGTTCCTGGTTCTGCCGCGGTTCGGCACCATCTCGCCCTGGTCGAGCAAGGCCAGCGACATCGCCCGCAACTGTGGCCTGGAAAAAATCCAGCGCCTGGAGCGCGGCATCGCCTTCTACGTCGCCGGCCAGTTCAGCGATGCCGAAGCCGAGCTGATCGCCAGCAGCCTGCACGACCGCATGACCCAGATCATCGTCAGCCAGCTGGAACAGGCTGCCGGCCTGTTCAGCCATGCCGAACCCAAGCCGCTTACCGCAATTGATGTGCTCGGCGGTGGCCGCGCCGCCCTCGAGAAGGCCAACACCGAGCTGGGCCTGGCGCTCGCCGAAGACGAGATCGACTACCTGGTCAACGCCTTCAACGGTTTGAAGCGCAACCCGCACGACATCGAACTTATGATGTTCGCGCAGGCCAACTCCGAGCACTGCCGTCACAAGATCTTCAACGCCAGTTGGGACATCGACGGCGAAAGCCAGGAAAAAAGCCTGTTCGGCATGATCAAGAACACTTACGTGATGCACAGCGAAGGCGTTCTGTCGGCTTATAAGGACAACGCTTCGGTGATCGTCGGCTCCGTCGCCGGCCGTTTCTTCCCGGACCCTGAAACCCGCCAGTACGGCGCGGTGCAGGAGCCGGTGCACATCCTGATGAAGGTTGAGACCCACAACCACCCGACCGCGATTGCCCCGTTCCCGGGCGCAGCCACCGGTTCCGGCGGCGAAATCCGTGACGAAGGTGCGACCGGCCGTGGCGCCAAGCCAAAGGCAGGCCTGACCGGTTTCACCGTGTCCAATCTGCAGATCCCGGGCTTCGAACAGCCGTGGGAAGTGCCGTACGGCAAGCCTGAGCGCATCGTGACCGCGCTGGACATCATGATCGAAGGCCCGCTGGGCGGCGCCGCGTTCAACAACGAATTCGGCCGTCCGGCCCTCACCGGTTATTTCCGTACCTTCGAACAGTCCATCACCACTCCGCGTGGCGATGAAGTGCGCGGCTACCACAAGCCGATCATGCTGGCCGGCGGCATGGGCAACATCCGTGAAGAACACGTCAAAAAAGGCGAGATCCTGGTCGGCTCCAAGCTGATCGTGCTCGGCGGCCCGGCCATGTTGATCGGCCTGGGCGGCGGCGCGGCTTCCTCCATGGCCACCGGCACCAGCTCGGCAGACCTGGACTTCGCTTCCGTACAGCGCGAAAACCCGGAAATGGAGCGTCGCTGCCAGGAAGTCATCGACCGTTGCTGGCAGTTGGGTGACAAGAACCCGATCAGCTTCATCCACGACGTCGGCGCCGGTGGTTTGTCCAACGCCTTCCCGGAACTGGTCAACGACGGCGACCGTGGTGGCCGTTTCGAACTGCGCAACATTCCAAACGACGAGCCGGGCATGGCCCCGCACGAAATCTGGAGTAACGAATCCCAGGAACGCTACGTACTGGCCGTTGGCCCTGAAGACTTCGCGCGCTTCCAGGCCATCTGCGAACGCGAGCGCTGCCCGTTTGCCGTGGTCGGCGAAGCCACTGCCGAGCCACAGTTGACCGTGACCGACAGCCACTTCGGCAACAGCCCGGTGGACATGCCGCTGGAAGTGCTGCTGGGCAAGGCCCCGCGCATGCACCGTTCGGCCGTGCGTGAAACCGAGCTGGGCGATGATTTCGACCCGAGCAAACTGGACCTCACCGACAGCATTGAACGCGTGCTGCACCACCCCGCCGTGGCGAGCAAAAGCTTCCTGATCACCATCGGCGACCGCACCATCACCGGCCTCGTTGCCCGTGACCAAATGGTCGGCCCGTGGCAGGTTCCGGTGGCTGACGTTGCCGTCACCGCTACCAGCTTCGACGTCTACACCGGTGAAGCCATGGCCATGGGCGAGCGTACCCCGCTGGCCCTGCTGGACGCCCCGGCGTCGGGCCGCATGGCCATTGGTGAAACCCTCACCAACATCGCCGCGTCGCGCATCGGTAAATTGTCCGACATCAAACTGTCGGCCAACTGGATGTCCGCTGCCGGCCACCCCGGTGAAGACGCGCGCCTGTACGACACCGTTAAAGCTGTCGGCATGGAGTTGTGCCCTGAGCTGGGCCTGACCATTCCGGTGGGCAAGGACTCCATGTCCATGGCCACCCGCTGGAACGAAGACGGTTCGGACAAGAGCGTCACCTCGCCGCTGTCACTGATCGTCACCGGTTTTGCGCCGGTCACCGACGTGCGCCAGACCCTGACGCCGCAACTGCGCATGGACAAGGGCACCACCGACCTGATCCTGATCGACCTCGGCCGTGGCCAGAACCGCATGGGCGCCTCGATCCTCGCGCAAACCCATGGCAAGTTGGGCAAGCAGGCACCGGACGTCGATGACGCCGAAGACCTCAAAGCCTTCTTCGCGGTGATCCAGGGCCTCAACGCCGACGGCCACCTGCTGGCTTACCACGACCGTTCCGATGGCGGCTTGCTGACCAGCGTGGTGGAAATGGCCTTCGCCGGTCACTGCGGCCTGAACATCGTGCTCGACAGCGTTGCCGAGGATGCGTCCGAAATCAACGGCATCCTGTTCAACGAAGAGTTGGGTGCGGTGATCCAGGTTCGCCAGGACGCAACGCCAGACGTACTCGCCCAATTCAGCGCCGCTGGCCTGGACGACTGCGTGGCGGTGATCGGCCAGCCGATCAACAACGGCGAAATCAACATCTCGTTTAACGGCGATACGGTATTTGCCGGCCAGCGCCGCCTGCTGCAACGCCAGTGGGCCGAGACCAGCTACCAGATCCAACGCCTGCGCGATAACGCCGACTGCGCCGAGCAGGAATTCGACGTGATCCTGGAAGAAGACAACCCGGGCCTGAGCACCAAGCTCAGCTTCGACGTCAACCAGGACATCGCCGCGCCTTACATCAAGAAAGGCATCCGCCCACAGGTTGCCGTGCTGCGTGAGCAGGGCGTCAACGGCCAGGTGGAAATGGCGGCCGCGTTCGACCGTGCCGGCTTCAACGCGATCGACGTGCACATGAGCGACATCCTCGCCGGTCGCGTTGACCTCAACGAGTTCAAAGGCCTCGTCGCCTGCGGCGGTTTCTCCTACGGCGACGTGCTGGGTGCCGGTGAAGGCTGGGCCAAATCGGCGCTGTTCAACAGCCGTGCCCGCGACGCGTTCCAGGGCTTCTTCGAACGCAACGACAGCTTCACCCTGGGTGTGTGCAACGGTTGCCAGATGATGTCCAACCTCAGCGAACTGATCCCGGGCAGCGAGTTCTGGCCGCACTTCGTGCGCAACCGTTCCGAGCAGTTCGAAGCCCGTGTCGCCATGGTGCAGGTGCAGGAGTCCAACTCGATCTTCCTGCAAGGCATGGCCGGTTCGCGCATGCCAATCGCCATCGCCCACGGTGAAGGTCACGCTGAATTCTCCAGCGAAGAAGCGTTGCTGGAAGCCGACCTGTCCGGTTGTGTGGCCATGCGTTTCGTCGACAACCACGGCAAGGTCACCGAGACCTACCCGGCCAACCCGAACGGCTCGCCGCGCGGGATCACCGGCCTCACCAGCCGCGACGGTCGCGTCACCATCATGATGCCGCACCCGGAGCGCGTATTCCGCGCCGTGCAAAACTCGTGGCGCCCGGAAGAGTGGAACGAAGACGGCGCCTGGATGCGCATGTTCCGCAACGCCCGCGTGTGGGTGAACTAA
- a CDS encoding DUF6036 family nucleotidyltransferase, with protein sequence MFKSIEVELMLEGAEAGSVKVIVFGGCAVHLYTHHRISTDVDAEIYCASFRNKLRLQTLLAEFPEQFFDERSGRVMELNYDLQYNTSFGPLHEDYWERSLPLDEFPAQSALHLHIAAPIDIAISKLARATDQDVSDIMALLRAGFIVTTELRRLASQAIDMYVGNKEPPRSILTNILHDYLETADGEAF encoded by the coding sequence ATGTTCAAATCCATCGAAGTGGAATTGATGCTTGAAGGGGCTGAAGCTGGCTCGGTCAAGGTCATTGTCTTCGGCGGTTGTGCTGTTCATTTATACACGCACCACCGTATTTCCACGGATGTTGATGCGGAGATTTATTGCGCGAGCTTTAGAAATAAGCTGCGCCTTCAGACACTGTTGGCGGAATTTCCAGAGCAGTTTTTCGATGAACGATCTGGGCGCGTCATGGAGCTGAACTACGACCTCCAATACAACACTAGCTTTGGCCCGCTGCACGAAGACTACTGGGAACGAAGTCTTCCCCTGGATGAGTTTCCTGCACAATCCGCACTGCACTTGCATATAGCGGCACCTATCGACATTGCCATCTCAAAATTGGCTAGAGCTACCGATCAGGATGTAAGCGATATCATGGCGCTGCTCAGGGCGGGCTTCATTGTGACCACTGAGCTCCGTCGGCTGGCATCGCAGGCGATTGATATGTATGTTGGAAACAAAGAACCACCCAGGTCCATTCTGACCAATATTTTGCATGATTATCTGGAGACAGCAGATGGCGAAGCCTTTTAA
- the mltF gene encoding membrane-bound lytic murein transglycosylase MltF: MFSPTALRPRCAKWLLATGLFLMLSACVDKPSTLERIKEDGVLRVITRNSPATYFQDRNGETGFEYELVKRFADDLGVKLEIETADNLDDLFGQLGKPNGPVLAAAGLVSSEQREQQVRFSHPYLEVTPQIIYRNGQSRPTNAADLVGKKIMVLKGSTHAEQLAALKKQNPAIEYEESDAVEVVDLLRMVDEGQIDLTLVDSNEVAMNQVYFPNVRVAFDLGNASNQSWAVAAGEDNSLLNEINSYLDKVEKNGTLQRLKDRYYGHVDVLGYVGAYTFAQHLQQRLPKYEKHFRTYAKEEKVDWRLLAAIGYQESLWQPAVTSKTGVRGLMMLTQNTAQAMGVSNRLDAKQSIMGGAKYLAKIKDELDDSIAEPDRTWFALAAYNVGTGHLDDARTLAKREGLNPNKWLDVKKMLPRLSQKQWYSKTRYGYARGGEPVHFVANIRRYYDILTWVTQPQLEGNQVVEGNLHVPGVDKTKPPEDNPQL, from the coding sequence ATGTTCTCCCCTACTGCTTTGCGCCCGCGATGCGCCAAATGGCTCCTCGCAACCGGACTCTTCCTGATGCTCAGCGCCTGTGTTGATAAACCCAGCACGCTCGAGCGAATCAAGGAGGATGGCGTATTGCGGGTGATAACCCGGAACAGCCCCGCCACGTATTTCCAGGACCGCAACGGTGAGACCGGTTTCGAGTACGAACTGGTCAAGCGCTTTGCCGACGATCTGGGTGTAAAGCTGGAAATCGAGACCGCCGACAACCTCGACGACCTGTTCGGCCAGCTGGGCAAACCCAACGGTCCGGTATTGGCTGCCGCCGGTCTGGTGAGCAGCGAGCAACGTGAGCAACAGGTGCGTTTCTCCCACCCTTACCTGGAAGTGACCCCGCAGATCATCTATCGCAACGGCCAGTCCCGCCCGACCAACGCGGCGGATTTGGTGGGCAAGAAGATCATGGTGCTCAAGGGCAGCACCCACGCCGAGCAATTGGCGGCGCTTAAAAAGCAGAATCCCGCAATTGAATACGAAGAGTCCGACGCCGTTGAGGTTGTCGACTTACTGCGCATGGTCGACGAAGGGCAAATCGACCTGACCCTGGTGGATTCCAACGAAGTCGCGATGAACCAGGTGTACTTCCCCAACGTGCGTGTGGCGTTCGACCTCGGCAACGCCAGCAACCAGAGCTGGGCCGTGGCGGCGGGCGAAGACAACAGCTTGCTCAACGAGATCAACAGCTACCTGGACAAGGTCGAGAAAAACGGCACCCTGCAGCGCTTGAAAGACCGCTATTACGGGCACGTTGATGTACTCGGCTATGTGGGCGCCTACACCTTCGCCCAGCATTTGCAGCAGCGCCTGCCCAAATACGAAAAGCATTTCCGCACCTACGCCAAGGAAGAAAAGGTCGATTGGCGGTTGTTGGCGGCCATCGGCTATCAGGAATCGCTGTGGCAACCGGCCGTCACCTCCAAGACCGGCGTGCGCGGCCTGATGATGCTGACCCAGAACACCGCCCAGGCGATGGGCGTGTCCAACCGCCTGGATGCCAAGCAAAGCATCATGGGGGGCGCCAAGTACCTGGCGAAGATCAAGGATGAATTGGACGACAGCATCGCCGAACCGGATCGTACGTGGTTCGCGCTCGCGGCCTACAACGTCGGCACCGGGCACCTGGACGATGCACGCACACTGGCCAAACGCGAAGGGCTGAACCCGAACAAGTGGCTGGACGTGAAGAAAATGCTGCCACGCCTGTCGCAGAAGCAGTGGTACAGCAAGACGCGGTATGGCTACGCACGCGGCGGGGAACCGGTGCACTTTGTGGCGAACATCCGGCGTTACTACGACATTCTGACCTGGGTGACCCAGCCGCAGCTGGAAGGCAACCAGGTGGTGGAAGGCAACCTGCATGTGCCGGGTGTGGATAAAACCAAGCCGCCGGAAGATAACCCACAGCTCTAG
- a CDS encoding maltoporin, whose product MRTTIKLGLIASCLTAPFAAQALEFAGYLRSGAGTSTGSGKQQCFQLPGAQSKYRLGNECEQYAELELRQDLLTLDDGSVLSVDAMASLYNKYDRDLRFQGEDNGSARMPQMYAQWSNLPSLNGGSVWAGRRYYKRNDIHISDFYYWNQSATGGGVEDVKIGDLKYSYAISRKDNLYQKEYATRHDFNVAGFKTNPGGELEFGLSYIDKAGGRDANSGWAITAQHVQKPFLGGRNKFALQYGEGPGTGLGYTGDTTLDKSSKSYRAVEFFDWQVTPRFGGQVEAVYQKDIRPGSSDQTWMSVGVRPTYAITEQFKLVTELGHDQVEATGGTRKLSKFTFAPTWSPNGPDFWARPEVRLYYTYASWNEAAKRAANELAAGSALSDTGAYGTARHGSNFGVQVEYWWK is encoded by the coding sequence ATGAGAACAACAATAAAGCTGGGCCTCATTGCGTCTTGTCTCACCGCACCTTTCGCCGCCCAAGCCCTGGAATTTGCCGGTTACCTGCGCAGCGGCGCCGGCACTTCAACGGGCAGCGGCAAGCAGCAGTGCTTCCAGTTGCCGGGGGCACAATCCAAATACCGGCTGGGTAACGAATGCGAGCAGTATGCGGAGCTGGAATTGCGCCAGGACCTGCTGACCCTCGACGACGGCTCGGTTCTCAGCGTGGATGCCATGGCCTCGCTGTACAACAAATACGATCGCGACCTGAGGTTTCAGGGCGAAGACAACGGCTCGGCGCGCATGCCGCAGATGTATGCGCAGTGGTCCAACCTGCCGAGCCTCAACGGTGGTTCGGTGTGGGCCGGTCGGCGTTACTACAAACGAAATGACATCCACATTTCCGACTTCTACTACTGGAACCAGAGTGCCACGGGCGGCGGCGTGGAGGACGTGAAAATCGGCGACCTCAAATACAGCTACGCCATCTCCCGCAAGGACAACCTGTACCAGAAGGAATACGCGACCCGTCACGACTTCAACGTGGCAGGTTTCAAGACCAACCCCGGCGGCGAGCTGGAATTCGGTTTGAGCTACATCGACAAAGCGGGCGGTCGTGACGCCAACAGCGGCTGGGCGATTACGGCGCAGCACGTGCAAAAACCTTTCCTGGGCGGCAGGAACAAGTTCGCCTTGCAGTACGGTGAAGGCCCCGGCACCGGCTTGGGTTACACCGGCGACACGACCCTGGACAAGAGCAGCAAAAGCTACCGTGCCGTGGAATTTTTCGACTGGCAGGTGACCCCGCGTTTCGGCGGGCAGGTTGAGGCGGTGTATCAGAAAGACATTCGCCCGGGCTCGTCGGACCAAACCTGGATGTCCGTCGGCGTGCGCCCGACCTATGCGATCACTGAGCAGTTCAAGCTGGTGACCGAACTTGGGCACGATCAGGTCGAGGCCACCGGTGGCACGCGCAAGCTGAGCAAATTTACCTTCGCCCCGACCTGGTCGCCCAACGGCCCGGATTTCTGGGCGCGACCTGAAGTGCGTTTGTATTACACCTACGCCAGCTGGAACGAAGCCGCCAAGCGCGCGGCGAATGAGCTGGCGGCGGGTTCGGCGTTGTCCGACACCGGTGCCTACGGCACGGCGCGGCATGGGTCCAACTTTGGTGTGCAAGTCGAATACTGGTGGAAATAA
- the ptsP gene encoding phosphoenolpyruvate--protein phosphotransferase: MTTTQPLELLAPLSGVLLALGKVPDPVFASRLIGDGLCIDPTTQTLCAPLAGVISNIQDSGHAVSITDDNGVQVLLHIGLDTVNLAGQGFTRLVQEGQRVEAGQPLIEFDADYVALNARSLLTLMLVVSGEPFVLLAQDNELVELGQPLLQVSPGNAVEEATEEEGDALFSKPLTLPNANGLHARPAAVFAQAAKGFNASIYLHKQTQSANAKSLVAIMALQTVQGDTLQVSAAGEDADAAIKALVTLLAEGCGETVAAVAEVVEPVTPVSSATLLRGVCASPGSAFGQVVQVAEPELTITEQGAGEPAERAALERGLLAATEALQALQAKAAGSAQAEIFRAHQELLEDPTLLEQAHSLLAEGKSAAFAWNSATLATARQFQALGNALLAERAADLADVGQRVLKLILGIQDSAWDLPDRAILIAEQLTPSQTASLDTRKVLGFVTVGGGATSHVAILARALGLPAICGVPLNVLTLANGKQVLLDADKGELHLDPNLAEIEQLEATRQQQILRRQREVAQASLPATTRDGHHVDVSANVASLQEVEQSLTLGGEGVGLLRSEFLYLDRNRAPSPEEQAGTYTAIARALGAERNLVVRTLDVGGDKPLAYVPMEAETNPFLGLRGIRLCLERPELLREQFRAILASAGFARLHIMLPMVSLLSELRLARQILEEEALALGLTELPKLGIMIEVPSAALMADVFAPHVDFFSIGTNDLTQYTLAMDRDHPRLASQADSFHPAVLRLIATTVKAAHAHGKWVGVCGALASEALAVPVLIGLGVDELSVSVPLIPTIKATVRELDLADCQIIARQVLGLEEAAQVREALSQYHAATVESSPVLEH; this comes from the coding sequence ATGACCACAACGCAACCCCTGGAATTGCTGGCGCCCCTGTCCGGGGTGCTGCTGGCGCTGGGCAAGGTGCCCGACCCGGTATTCGCCAGCCGCCTGATCGGCGACGGCCTGTGCATCGACCCGACCACGCAGACCCTCTGCGCGCCGTTGGCCGGTGTGATCAGCAATATTCAGGACAGCGGTCATGCCGTGAGCATCACCGACGACAACGGTGTGCAGGTGCTCCTGCACATTGGCCTGGACACGGTGAACCTGGCAGGCCAGGGCTTCACGCGGCTGGTGCAGGAAGGCCAGCGCGTGGAGGCCGGGCAGCCGCTGATTGAATTCGATGCCGACTACGTGGCGCTCAATGCCCGCAGTTTGCTGACCTTGATGCTGGTGGTCAGCGGCGAGCCGTTTGTGCTGCTGGCGCAGGATAACGAGCTGGTGGAACTGGGTCAGCCATTACTGCAAGTCTCGCCGGGTAATGCGGTAGAAGAAGCCACTGAAGAGGAGGGCGACGCCCTGTTCTCCAAGCCGCTGACCTTGCCCAACGCCAACGGCCTGCACGCCCGCCCGGCGGCGGTATTTGCCCAGGCGGCCAAGGGTTTTAACGCGAGCATTTACCTGCACAAGCAAACCCAGAGCGCCAACGCCAAATCCCTGGTGGCGATCATGGCCCTGCAAACCGTGCAGGGCGATACCTTGCAGGTGAGCGCGGCCGGTGAGGATGCCGACGCCGCGATCAAGGCGCTGGTGACCTTGCTGGCCGAGGGCTGCGGCGAGACGGTTGCGGCGGTGGCAGAAGTGGTTGAGCCCGTGACACCCGTGTCGTCGGCGACCTTGCTGCGTGGCGTTTGTGCTTCGCCGGGCTCGGCCTTTGGCCAAGTGGTTCAGGTAGCGGAACCCGAGCTGACCATCACTGAACAAGGCGCCGGTGAGCCCGCCGAGCGCGCTGCGCTGGAGCGCGGCCTGCTGGCGGCTACCGAGGCGCTGCAAGCCTTGCAGGCCAAGGCGGCCGGCAGCGCTCAGGCCGAAATCTTCCGCGCCCATCAGGAACTGCTCGAAGACCCGACCTTATTGGAGCAAGCCCACAGCCTGCTCGCCGAAGGCAAAAGCGCCGCGTTTGCCTGGAACAGCGCCACACTGGCCACGGCCAGGCAGTTCCAGGCATTGGGCAATGCGTTGCTCGCCGAGCGCGCGGCGGACCTGGCCGATGTCGGCCAGCGTGTGCTGAAACTGATCCTGGGTATTCAAGACAGCGCCTGGGATTTGCCGGACCGCGCGATCCTGATTGCCGAGCAACTGACCCCTTCGCAAACCGCCAGCCTCGATACGCGCAAAGTGCTGGGTTTCGTTACCGTCGGCGGCGGCGCGACCAGCCACGTCGCGATCCTCGCCCGGGCCCTGGGGCTGCCGGCCATTTGCGGCGTGCCCTTGAACGTGCTGACGCTGGCCAACGGTAAACAAGTGTTGCTGGATGCCGACAAGGGCGAACTGCACCTGGACCCGAACCTGGCGGAAATCGAACAGCTGGAAGCCACGCGACAACAGCAGATTCTGCGCCGTCAGCGTGAAGTGGCGCAGGCGTCTCTGCCGGCCACCACTCGCGACGGGCATCATGTTGACGTCTCGGCCAACGTTGCTTCGTTGCAAGAGGTGGAGCAATCCCTGACCCTCGGCGGCGAAGGCGTCGGCCTACTGCGTTCGGAGTTTCTGTACCTGGACCGCAACCGCGCGCCAAGCCCCGAGGAACAGGCCGGTACTTACACCGCTATCGCCCGCGCGCTGGGGGCTGAGCGCAACCTCGTCGTGCGCACCCTGGATGTCGGCGGCGACAAACCGTTGGCTTATGTGCCGATGGAGGCCGAAACCAACCCGTTCCTCGGTTTGCGCGGCATTCGTCTGTGCCTGGAGCGCCCTGAGCTGTTGCGCGAACAATTTCGCGCGATTCTCGCCAGCGCCGGTTTTGCGCGCCTGCACATCATGTTGCCGATGGTCAGCCTGCTGTCCGAACTGCGCCTGGCGCGGCAGATTCTGGAAGAGGAAGCGCTGGCGCTTGGGCTTACCGAGCTGCCGAAACTGGGCATCATGATCGAAGTGCCATCCGCCGCGTTGATGGCGGATGTGTTTGCACCTCACGTGGATTTTTTCTCCATCGGCACCAATGACCTGACCCAGTACACCCTGGCCATGGACCGCGACCACCCACGGCTCGCCAGCCAGGCTGACAGCTTTCACCCGGCCGTGCTGCGTCTGATCGCCACCACGGTCAAGGCGGCGCACGCCCATGGCAAGTGGGTGGGCGTGTGCGGCGCGCTGGCGTCCGAAGCCTTGGCGGTGCCGGTGCTGATCGGGCTGGGTGTGGATGAATTGTCGGTCAGCGTGCCGTTGATCCCGACTATCAAGGCCACCGTACGCGAGCTGGACCTGGCCGACTGCCAGATCATCGCCCGCCAGGTGCTGGGCCTGGAAGAAGCCGCCCAGGTGCGCGAGGCCTTGAGCCAATACCACGCGGCCACCGTTGAATCCTCACCTGTTCTGGAGCACTGA
- a CDS encoding PTS transporter subunit EIIB — protein sequence MFDKLQRAFWKALTPDLIAETVAAPQQSALPADVLAALGGADNLKSQQPVALTRVRVQLQDVARLDGAALKAAGVPGVMVLTGGVVHLITGL from the coding sequence ATGTTCGATAAATTGCAGCGGGCGTTCTGGAAAGCCCTGACACCGGATTTGATCGCCGAAACCGTGGCAGCGCCGCAGCAGAGCGCATTGCCGGCGGATGTGCTGGCGGCGTTGGGCGGGGCGGATAACCTCAAATCGCAGCAGCCTGTGGCGCTGACGCGGGTGCGCGTGCAGTTGCAGGACGTTGCGCGGCTGGATGGCGCGGCGCTTAAAGCGGCGGGTGTGCCGGGCGTGATGGTGTTGACCGGCGGTGTTGTACACCTGATCACCGGCCTCTAA